AGCGCCGCAAGAAAATCCTCGTCGACTTTCCCGTGGAGTTCCCTGATAAGGGAACCGGGCACACATTCGATGACGCCGAGATCGACGCCATCAAACCTGCTCGTATATTCCAGCAGCGCTTCATCACCGCGAATACGGACATTCTCGATTATATCCCTGACCGATGACTCTATCGCCGGGTCAAACGTCAACTCGCGTTTCAGGATTGCCGCAAACCGTTGATCCTTTTGGAGTTCGTCCAGTGTCTGTATCGTTATCATCGGTAATCTCCATTCCAGTGCCGAAAAGAAAAAACCTGTTACTGCGACGTTCACCGCGTACTATCTGCGGTTTTCGTTCTCAGTTCCTCTTCGCGACACACTCCTTCATTTCAATATATCAGCTTGTTAAGCGGGTACTCGATGATGCCTTCGGCACCGGCTTTTTTGAGAACGGGAATAAGCTCACGGACTTTCGGTTCATCGATGATGACTTCGAGCGCAACCCAGTTTTTATCGCTGAGGTGAGAAATCGTCGGATTATGGAGACTCGGCAGCAGCGAACATATCTTATCCACCTCACCGGCGGGAACGTTCATTTTCAATCCCACCTTGAATTCCGCATTGAGTGCGCCCTGCAGGAGCATGGAGATGTTTTCCGTCTTTTCACGCTTCCATGGATCATCCCAGGCCTGCCTGTTCATCACGAGCACTGTCGTGGATTCGAGGATCGTCTCGATGATTCTCAGTTTATTGGCCTTCAGGGAATTCCCGGTAACCGTCACATCCACAATCGCATCGGCAAGCTCGGGTGGTTTGACCTCGGTCGCGCCCCAGCTGAATTCGAACCGGGCCTTAATCCCGCGCTTTTCAAAATAGCGCTGTGAATAACTGACCAGTTCGGTAGCAATACGTTTTCCTTCGAGCTGTTCGATGGTCGTGATGCCCGAATTCTCGGGGACCGCAACCACCCATCGCACCGGAACGAAGCCGCCCCGCGCATAAAGGAGCTTCGTAACCTCGACGACATCGGACTGGTACTCCTGCACCCAGTCCTGGCCGGTTATACCCGCATCGAGAACGCCGTCCTCGACATAATGCCCTATCTCCTGGGCGCGGATCAGAAGCCCCTCGATCTCAGGATCATCGAGCACGGGAATATACGACCGTTCCCCCAGCCTGATGCGATAGCCTGCCTTCTTGAATATATCGAATGTCGGCTCCTGCAGACTCCCTTTCGGAAGTCCCAGTTTTATAATATTCATCGGTAAATAAACCCCTCTTTCTATTCAAGCGCATCCAGACCGCTCTGAAAACGGTCAAGGGCTTTTTCAATATTTCCCATCGATGTGGCACTCGACAGACGGACATGGTTATCGGCGCCGAATCCTATGCCCGGAACGATGGCGATCTTCCATTCATCGAGCATGTAATCGCTGAAAGCGTATGACCCGTCGATTGTCATGCCCTTGAAACGTCTGCCATATACGCCCGATACGTCGGGGAACACATAAAACGC
This DNA window, taken from bacterium, encodes the following:
- the hisG gene encoding ATP phosphoribosyltransferase, with amino-acid sequence MNIIKLGLPKGSLQEPTFDIFKKAGYRIRLGERSYIPVLDDPEIEGLLIRAQEIGHYVEDGVLDAGITGQDWVQEYQSDVVEVTKLLYARGGFVPVRWVVAVPENSGITTIEQLEGKRIATELVSYSQRYFEKRGIKARFEFSWGATEVKPPELADAIVDVTVTGNSLKANKLRIIETILESTTVLVMNRQAWDDPWKREKTENISMLLQGALNAEFKVGLKMNVPAGEVDKICSLLPSLHNPTISHLSDKNWVALEVIIDEPKVRELIPVLKKAGAEGIIEYPLNKLIY